The genomic stretch GAAGATTTAAAAATAAACTTTCTAAATAAAATTGCTAAAATTAACGCTAAACACAATCCAAGAGCATACATACTTATAACAACCAAACCCTGATACTTTTGAAACAATGCCCCTGCAAAGAAGGCATAAATTGGCAATCTTGCAGAGCAAGACATCAAAGGATTTATTATAATGGTTAAAATTCTATCTTTCTCGTTTTCTATAGTTCTCGTAGCCATAATTGCTGGGACATTACATCCAAAACCCATAACTAATGGAATTATTGCCTTTCCGGGCAAACCAAATTTGTTCATAATCCTATCTGCAATAAATGGAATTCTCGCCATATATCCACTTTCCTCCAATAGAGAGAGAGCAAAGAACAAAAATGCCAATATTGGGAAAAATGTTAAAACTGCCCCAACTCCTGAAATAATTCCATCAGATAATAAGGAGGCAATAAATTTGTTTGGTATAGATGATTTAACAATGTCTGCTAAAACTCCAAATCCATAATTAATCATTGCAGAAAATGGAGCTGAAACATCAAAGGCAAATTTAAACAACATCCATAACATTGGAATTAACAATAAAATTCCCACTTTTTCGTCAGTTAAAACATCGTCAAGCATCTGAGTAGTTGTTAATTTTCCAGAAGTTTTCCTAACAACCTCACTGACGATTTTATCAATAATCTTATATCTTTCCTCAACTATTCCCAACTCTGACTCTCCATATTTTTTAGCTAATTCTTCCATTATTTTATTTAAAACTGAGTTTAATTCATTCCAAACTTTGCTATTTTTTATTAGTTCTTCTATATATTTATCTCTTTCAAGTAATTTTATAGCAAGATACTTTAAATTGTATTTTTTTAAATTTTCATCCTTTTGCAAGATAGAGACAATTTTTTTTATGTATGGCTCTAATTTAGGATATTCAATTTTAGTAAATTTTTTATTTTTTACCTCCTCTGAAATAACCTTTTTTAACTCTTCAATTCCCATCTTCTTTGCGGCGGATATTGGAACAACTCTAACCCCTAATAGCTTCTCTAATTTATTTATATCGATATTTATTCCAGACTTTTCTGCTAAATCCATTTTATTTAATGCTAACAATAGATTAGTACCTATTTCCATTAACTGTAAAGTTAAATACAGATTTCTCTCTAAAGATGTAGCATCAACTATATTAACTACTAAATCAGGTTTTTCATTTAATATGTAATCCCTTGCAACGACCTCATCAATAGAGTTGGCAGTTAAACTATAAACTCCGGGTAAATCTACAACTTTAAATTTTTTTCCATTGTATGTAAATTCTCCTTCTTTTTTTTCAACAGTTACTCCGGGCCAATTTCCTATATATACATTCTCTCCAGTTAAGGCGTTAAATAATGTAGATTTACCTACATTTGGGTTTCCAATTAAGGCAATTTCATATTTATCTTCATTATTAGGCATACATTTTCACCATTTTTTAAACTAAACTCTCTCAACAATTATTTTCATAGCCAAACCCTTTCCAATGGCTATATTACAGCCTCTCACTGAGACAATTACTGGACCATTCTGATTTCTGATAACCTTTAATTTACTCCCAATATTCAATCCCATACTACTTAATCTTTGAATTACGCCAAATCCTGCATTAATACTCTTTACAATAACTGTTTCCCCTTCTTTAGCAAACGCTAACGGATACATAGTTACCACAACATTTATATATGATTAAAATTTTTAATTATAATTAAATTTTTTAAATATGGTTAAATATTAAGTAACTATATAGGGGTATAAATACCTTTCTGTGATACTATGTCTCAAAGTATTGAAGATTACTTAGAAAAAATATATATTTTTACAAAAGAAAATAAGAGACCTATAAAAACTACGGAATTAGCAAAGTTGTTAAATATAAAACCATCAGCAGTTACAAGTATGGCACAAAAATTAAGTAAGTTAGGATATGTTGAGTATGAGCCATATATTGGAATAACATTAACAAAAAAAGGATTAGATCTTGCCAAAAAAGTTTTAGATAAACATCAAACTTTACAGACATTTTTAGAGAAATATTTAGGAATAGATAAAGAAATGGCGTCAAAAGAGGCGTGTAAATTAGAACATGCAATGTCTGATGAAGTTTTGAAAAAATTAAAGATATTTATGGAGGAACATAAGGATTTAGTTGAATAATAAATAATTACTCTTTCAATTTTTTACCAATTTTTTTTCCTAATTCAACTGCCTTATTAATATCTTTTACTTTACATTTTATTTCCCCACAGGCTTTTTTTATTTTATCGTTAATAATAACCCCTGCATCTAATTTTAATAACTCATCTTTTTCATCGTAAATTGCTAATGCACCCATCGGAACGCTACATCCGCCTCCAAATTCATTTAATGCAGTTCTTTCACAAGTTGATTCTAAATAAGTTTTTTCATCATTTATTTTTTCTAATATTTTTCTTAAATTTTTGTCATCTTTTTTACATGCAACGGCAATTATTCCCTGTGCAGGGGCTGGGAGAATATTTAGCCTTTTATATTTGAAATCACTCAAATCAATTCCCAATCTTATTATTCCTGCCTCAGATAAGACAATAGCATCATATAAACCTTCTTTTAGTTTTCTTAATCTTGTATCTACATTACCTCTAAGGAGTTTAAATTTTGCATTCTTAAATATAAACTTTAAAAAAGATCTCCTTCTTAAACTTGAAGTTCCTATAACTATTTCACTATCTTCATCAAAATCTTTATCTTTATTCCATATTAACAAATCATAGTAACTATCTCTCTCTAAAACTGCCCCAATTATTAAGTTTTCATTCCACACAGTTGGAATATCTTTTAAACTATGAACGGCAATGTCTATCTCATTGTTTAATAATGCCAAGTCCAATTCTTTTGTAAAGACACCAATACCAATATCAGAAAGTTTTTTATCTAAAATTTTATCTCCAGTAGTTTTTATTATTTTTATTTCAACATCATAACCTATATTTTTAAGCTTTTCAGATACTTTATTTGCTTGATATAATGCTAACTTACTCCCCCTTGTCCCTATTCTTATCATAGTTTCCCATTTCTAATTATTAATTATTCCTTATCAACCAATTTAGCTTTTTTTATATTGTATATTCCCCATGTTTCATGCCATTCTATCTCTGCTTCAACAACTTCAATTCTCTTTTTAAAAACAGGAGAATCAAATACAAATGTTTCTGCCTCTCCTCCTTCAAATGCCTTATGTATCCCATACTTTTCACATATCTGTAATAATCTATCAATATTATCCTTTGTTATTCTCTTTCCTAACCATTCTTTGCCTAATCCATAGGCATAAACTCCAACAATTCTCACATCGAAAAGGTCACTTACAGTTCTTAAAATCCACTCAGGATCTTTATGCCACAATGGAGAAAAAGATTTTAATCCGAGTTCTTCACAAACTCTATCAATTCTTGATTTTTGATAGACACTTGCCACAGCCCCAGTAACAATTCCCTCAACATCTAACTTTTCCAATCCTTTTTTTAAATCTTCAACTTCTTTCTCCTTCTCTCCCTTTGTATAAATCTTTACAAGAGGAATTCCAACAGCCTTAGAACTGAGTTCAGTTAAATGCACATTTGGTATGTGGAACATATAACTTTCTTTATTCTCGCTCTCTACATTTATAAGATACTTGACATTAAAACCTTCTTTTAATGCCCAATATAATGCATAATTTGAATCTTTTCCACCTGAATATAGAACAGCAACATCCATTTATAATCACCTAAAAATATTAAAAAATAAAAATTTAAAAATAAGAATCAAAATTTAAGGATGTAACCCAACATTAAACAACCCTTCTTTTTCATCAAATCCAAACATTATATTCATATTCTGTATTGCTTGCCCACTGGCTCCTTTAACTAAGTTATCTATTGCTGAAATAATAACCAATCTATTGTGTTCATCTATCTCAAACCCACCAATATCGCAGAAATTCGTTCCTCTAACCCAAGTTAATTTAGGAATCTCTTCTGAAAATATTCTAATAAAAATTTCATCTTTATAAAATTTCTCATAAATCTTAATTATACCTTCTCTATCCAAATTTTCAACTAAAAATGTGTGTGCCGTTGTTAAAATACCCCTTGTGATTGGAGCTAAGTGAGGAGTAAATGAAACTTTAACATTTCCAAGTTTTTTTAATTCTTTTTCTATTTCTGGTGTATGCCTATGAGTTGTTATTTTATATGGGTTTATATTTTCATTTACATTAGGGAAATGGGTAGTTTCTGTTGGATTTATTCCTGCTCCACTGACTCCAGTTTTTGAATCAAATATAATTCTCTCCTCAATAATTTTTTCTTTTACTAATGGGGCTACTGCTAAAATACATCCAGTAGGAAAACATCCGGGATTTGCTACTAATTGAGCCTCTTTTATTTCTTTTCTATGTAATTCAGGCAATCCATAGGCAATTTTTGCATCTACAAGACCCTTATGCTTTATTTTATAATACTTTTCATACAATGATATATCTTCAAATCTGTAATCTCCACTTAAATCTATTACTTTAATTCCTCTCTCAATAAAATCTGGAACTATTTCCATTGAAGCTCCGTGTGGTGTTGCAGTAAATATTAAATCTGCGTCAATTTTATCTAAATCATTAGTAAAATATAAATTTTCATACTTTTTAATACCCTTTAAATGAGGATGAACTTTAAAAACATGTTTTCCCTCTTCTTTTCTTGAAGTTATATACTTTACCTCAACCTCCTTATGGTTTGACAACAATCTTAAGAGTTCTGCCCCTGTATATCCAGTAGCTCCAATTATAGATACTTCAATCATAATATCACCAAAATTTATTTCTCAAAGAATTCATCTATTTTATCATTGTCTATATAAAATTTAAATTTCTTTGCTCTATACATTCTCTTAGCCCTTGCGTCATCTAATACTAAATAACTTTCCACTAAATCAGCCTCTTCCAGTTTTTTTAAATGAGTATATAACACAGGCCTCGATAGATTTAGAGCTTTAGCTAATTCATAAATACTCATCGGTTTTTTATTCAAAAGATATAATATTTTAATCCTTACGGGATTAGATAATGCTGTTCCTATCTTAACAGTTTTTTCTAAATCCATAAAATCACTCAATTTCTTCCCATTTTTTCTTTAAATCTTTAACAATCTCTTTTATTTCTTCTACATCTTTCTCTATTTTTGCTAATTCTACTTCACTATTGGGTTTTTTGAATATCAAATATGCCAACATTATTATGATAATTACTAAAAGAATTATTACAATATATTCGTATCCTACAAATATATGACCAATTGTTGTATGCGTAGTAGTATCTTCTACAACAAAATGGCTCATTCCTGCACCATAAGGCATTATCTTCACCTCAGAGAAATAAATAAATTTTATTATTATAAAGAACTGGTTAAATATATATTTAAATATATCATCAGTATTAAAAAATCTTATCGTAGTTTTAATTTTAAATTTTATTTAAATTTTATAGTTTTCTTCTGCAATAAAATAGACCACCGTATATAAAATGTAATATTATTAATATTACTAAAAAATAACATAAAATTTAAATAAAATTTAAAATAAGAAAATAAAAAAGAATTTTAATTTATTGAATATTTATGGTGTTGTTATTATTTATATTTTTGTAATAAATGTGAGGAGCTTTTTCATAACCTTTTGAAGCGTTAATTATATGATAGTTTATATGTGATACAGTTTCATTCATTTTATTTATTTGATTGTTAAATCCTCTCGTACCATTTGCCATTCCGCCATGCCACATTGGATGTAAATGCAATCTAACCATTACCATATGCATTTCTTGAAGTTGAACCATAATTCTGTATGCTTCTTGGTATCTGTTTTGATTCATTAGTTGTATAACTTCATTCAATTTGTTTTCTAAGTCCGTAGTATTTACGCCAAGATTTTTTAATCTTTCAATTTTCATTTCCATTAATCTAATTCTATTTTGTAACATTAATTTTACTCTCTCATCAGAAATTTTAGTTACATTAACCTTAAATCCTCTATGCATTAACATATTTGTGATTCTTGAATAATTACAAAATGGACAAATTGGATTTTCAATAACTTCAATATTTTGTATTCTTAACTGTAATCTTGTTGGTTCAACTGATAAGTTTGTTCCATTTGTTAATAATAGTAAGCAATGTCCATCTCTAATTTTTTCCATACTTTCATTTAATGCTATGTCATCTAATCCATAGCAAACACATGCTGATACATTATTTCCAAAAGCGTTTTTAAATTGATTTTGGAATCTTAAAGTTACATTAGCATTAGTTTCATATCTTGTTTGTCCTCCTACTCTTTCAACAGTAATTCCAGCATTTTCCAAGGCTGTTGTATAGTTTTCAACAACTGCTAATGGGCCTCCAATTATTATAACCTTATCAGGATTTAATGCTAATATTTCATTTACTACATTTTCGTCATAAACTCCCCAAGTTGTTGTTACAACTGTAGCATTTAACGCCTTTGCTAATTCAAGAGCAGTTGCCTGATCTGCACAATTATCACTTACTAAAACAACAGTATTTGTCGATACTATTGGCAGAGCTACTAATGATAATAATAGAACTACCATTTTCTTTATTATCATAGGCTTATCACCTGATTATTGTTTATATTTTATTTTTATCTATACCATCCCCAACAACATCCACATCTACAATAACCACAGCAAGGACAATAACCATATGGAGGATGGTAATTATCAAAAGGTGAATGGTAGTAGTCGCTAATGTTATCATTAATTGAATTATCATTTGGGTAAGGGTAATAATGAGAAGGATAGTAATAATTTGGAGGATAGGCATGATAGCCCCAATATCCATAAGGAACCCATGCAAATACAACGCCTATCAAACAAAGAACCCCCAAAGCAACGATACCTTTTAGCATTTTACTTTTAAAAAGTGTCATTTTATTCCCCCTATTAATATCTGTTTTATTATTTAACAATATGTAGTATTTTTACTACACATTATTATGTTATGCAACATATATTTATATATTACGGAGTTGTTCAAATATTAATCACAACTGTAAAAATAAAAAATTAAGGTAAATTTAAAACAAATTAAATCAAATTAAAAATAGAAATGGAAAATTACAATAAATGAGGGGGAACAATATCTTTATAAATCAAATCTGCATAAGTTTCTCTTTCTCTAATTATAAATACTCCCTTTTTACTTGTTAAAATCATTCTTGGTCTTCCTCTTGCATTGTAGTTGTTAGCCATACTTATTCCATAAGCACCAACATCAAATATAGCCAATACATCCCCTATATCAACTTTGTCCAACTCTCTATCTCTACCAAAAACATCACTACTTTCACAAAGCCCTCCTGCTATACTAACAATTTCTTTTTCATCTTTAACTTTACAGTTTATTATGTGATGATAGGCATCATACATAGCTGGTCTCATCATATCATTCATTCCAGCATCAATCATAACCCACTTTGTTAATGGAGTTTCTTTTATATGATGAACTTTTCCTAATAGATAGCCAGCAGTGGAAACTATGCTTCTTCCTGGCTCTAATATTAGGTTTGGAATCTCTACTTTATCACTATATTCCAACATTGTATCTATTATTGCGTCTGCCAAATCTTTTGGAGTGGGTATTTTTTTATCTTTTTCATAAGGAATTCCTAAACCTCCTCCCAAATTAACATCTTCTATTTCTATACCCTCATTTTTTAATTCTACGACAAAATCCATAACTTTTCTTGTTTCTTCAATAAATGGACTAATATCTGTCAATTGGGAGCCAATATGACAATGAACTCCAACCACATTAACATTTTCCATTTCCATAGCCATTTTTATAGCCTTCAAAGCCAAACCACTTTCAACATCTAAACCAAACTTATTCTTCTTTAACCCTGTTGAAATCTTTGGATGTGTTTTTGGATCTACATTTGGATTTATTCTAAAAGCTACATTTGCTACTTCTCCCAACTCTTTTGCAGTTTCATTTATTAAAATTAATTCACTTATGCTATCTACATTAAAAGCTCTAATCTTTGCCTCAATTCCCATTATAATTTCTTCTTTTGTTTTACAGTTTCCATTAAAAACAATTTTTTTTGAAGGAACATTTGATAACTTTGCTATATATAGTTCTCCTCCACTGACTACATCAGCCCCACATCCTAATTTAGTTAATAATCTTGTAATAGCCAAGTTAGCATTTGCTTTGTATGCGTAGGCAAGAATAAAATCTTTTCCAGTCTCTTCTTCCCATCTTTTAAATGCTTCAAAATATCTATTTACATTTATTTTAATTTGCTCCTCTGACATAACATACAAAGGAGTCCCAAACTTCTCAGCCAATTCTATAGCATCATAGCCATCTATAAAAAATTTCCCTTCTTTTATCTCTACTGTATCATTACCTAAAAACATCTTTTCACCTTAATACATATTCTAAGTTAGTTCAGATACTTTATCTAAAGATGTATAAATCTCTTTCTTGGCATCATTTATTTGATTTAACACATCATTTATATAATCGTTAAGATTAAACTTCTTCCACTCTAAATTTCTTTCAGATCTTGGAATTAACCATCGTTTATACCAATATTCATAGAACTCTCTAAATGTGTAATTGTAATATTCTGGTTCAACATTATTTTTAATGACTTCTTTGAGATTTTTAGCATGGGGGAATAAGTAACATCCTCTTTTTATATTGTGGTAAATAAATGTCTTTCCATTATTACTTTTAAATCCTAATTCATAGAAAGCTCGTGAAATAAGCCTTAACTTTCGTGAAGGTCCTGTACCATAACCTCTTTTAGTATTAAT from Methanocaldococcus lauensis encodes the following:
- the feoB gene encoding ferrous iron transport protein B → MPNNEDKYEIALIGNPNVGKSTLFNALTGENVYIGNWPGVTVEKKEGEFTYNGKKFKVVDLPGVYSLTANSIDEVVARDYILNEKPDLVVNIVDATSLERNLYLTLQLMEIGTNLLLALNKMDLAEKSGINIDINKLEKLLGVRVVPISAAKKMGIEELKKVISEEVKNKKFTKIEYPKLEPYIKKIVSILQKDENLKKYNLKYLAIKLLERDKYIEELIKNSKVWNELNSVLNKIMEELAKKYGESELGIVEERYKIIDKIVSEVVRKTSGKLTTTQMLDDVLTDEKVGILLLIPMLWMLFKFAFDVSAPFSAMINYGFGVLADIVKSSIPNKFIASLLSDGIISGVGAVLTFFPILAFLFFALSLLEESGYMARIPFIADRIMNKFGLPGKAIIPLVMGFGCNVPAIMATRTIENEKDRILTIIINPLMSCSARLPIYAFFAGALFQKYQGLVVISMYALGLCLALILAILFRKFIFKSSPMPLIVELPPYHLPNLNVVLMNTWDRVYDFLKKAGTIIVFGVMLVWFLSVYGPSGFLGVDALHNSQLIEKSYVAIIGKTLTPIFSPMGWDWRACSALVFGFIAKEVVVGSMAVLYGVGEENLVSILAKVFTPVSAYAYMAFCLIYTPCLATLAVIKQEIGWKWAVFTLIYELVLAYIVALIITVVGSGILHLFSVI
- a CDS encoding FeoA family protein, producing MYPLAFAKEGETVIVKSINAGFGVIQRLSSMGLNIGSKLKVIRNQNGPVIVSVRGCNIAIGKGLAMKIIVERV
- a CDS encoding metal-dependent transcriptional regulator, whose translation is MSQSIEDYLEKIYIFTKENKRPIKTTELAKLLNIKPSAVTSMAQKLSKLGYVEYEPYIGITLTKKGLDLAKKVLDKHQTLQTFLEKYLGIDKEMASKEACKLEHAMSDEVLKKLKIFMEEHKDLVE
- the hemC gene encoding hydroxymethylbilane synthase, with the translated sequence MIRIGTRGSKLALYQANKVSEKLKNIGYDVEIKIIKTTGDKILDKKLSDIGIGVFTKELDLALLNNEIDIAVHSLKDIPTVWNENLIIGAVLERDSYYDLLIWNKDKDFDEDSEIVIGTSSLRRRSFLKFIFKNAKFKLLRGNVDTRLRKLKEGLYDAIVLSEAGIIRLGIDLSDFKYKRLNILPAPAQGIIAVACKKDDKNLRKILEKINDEKTYLESTCERTALNEFGGGCSVPMGALAIYDEKDELLKLDAGVIINDKIKKACGEIKCKVKDINKAVELGKKIGKKLKE
- a CDS encoding diphthine--ammonia ligase produces the protein MDVAVLYSGGKDSNYALYWALKEGFNVKYLINVESENKESYMFHIPNVHLTELSSKAVGIPLVKIYTKGEKEKEVEDLKKGLEKLDVEGIVTGAVASVYQKSRIDRVCEELGLKSFSPLWHKDPEWILRTVSDLFDVRIVGVYAYGLGKEWLGKRITKDNIDRLLQICEKYGIHKAFEGGEAETFVFDSPVFKKRIEVVEAEIEWHETWGIYNIKKAKLVDKE
- the argC gene encoding N-acetyl-gamma-glutamyl-phosphate reductase, with amino-acid sequence MIEVSIIGATGYTGAELLRLLSNHKEVEVKYITSRKEEGKHVFKVHPHLKGIKKYENLYFTNDLDKIDADLIFTATPHGASMEIVPDFIERGIKVIDLSGDYRFEDISLYEKYYKIKHKGLVDAKIAYGLPELHRKEIKEAQLVANPGCFPTGCILAVAPLVKEKIIEERIIFDSKTGVSGAGINPTETTHFPNVNENINPYKITTHRHTPEIEKELKKLGNVKVSFTPHLAPITRGILTTAHTFLVENLDREGIIKIYEKFYKDEIFIRIFSEEIPKLTWVRGTNFCDIGGFEIDEHNRLVIISAIDNLVKGASGQAIQNMNIMFGFDEKEGLFNVGLHP
- a CDS encoding ArsR/SmtB family transcription factor — protein: MDLEKTVKIGTALSNPVRIKILYLLNKKPMSIYELAKALNLSRPVLYTHLKKLEEADLVESYLVLDDARAKRMYRAKKFKFYIDNDKIDEFFEK
- a CDS encoding cell wall-binding repeat-containing protein yields the protein MIIKKMVVLLLSLVALPIVSTNTVVLVSDNCADQATALELAKALNATVVTTTWGVYDENVVNEILALNPDKVIIIGGPLAVVENYTTALENAGITVERVGGQTRYETNANVTLRFQNQFKNAFGNNVSACVCYGLDDIALNESMEKIRDGHCLLLLTNGTNLSVEPTRLQLRIQNIEVIENPICPFCNYSRITNMLMHRGFKVNVTKISDERVKLMLQNRIRLMEMKIERLKNLGVNTTDLENKLNEVIQLMNQNRYQEAYRIMVQLQEMHMVMVRLHLHPMWHGGMANGTRGFNNQINKMNETVSHINYHIINASKGYEKAPHIYYKNINNNNTINIQ
- the lysA gene encoding diaminopimelate decarboxylase — translated: MFLGNDTVEIKEGKFFIDGYDAIELAEKFGTPLYVMSEEQIKINVNRYFEAFKRWEEETGKDFILAYAYKANANLAITRLLTKLGCGADVVSGGELYIAKLSNVPSKKIVFNGNCKTKEEIIMGIEAKIRAFNVDSISELILINETAKELGEVANVAFRINPNVDPKTHPKISTGLKKNKFGLDVESGLALKAIKMAMEMENVNVVGVHCHIGSQLTDISPFIEETRKVMDFVVELKNEGIEIEDVNLGGGLGIPYEKDKKIPTPKDLADAIIDTMLEYSDKVEIPNLILEPGRSIVSTAGYLLGKVHHIKETPLTKWVMIDAGMNDMMRPAMYDAYHHIINCKVKDEKEIVSIAGGLCESSDVFGRDRELDKVDIGDVLAIFDVGAYGISMANNYNARGRPRMILTSKKGVFIIRERETYADLIYKDIVPPHLL